The proteins below come from a single Chryseobacterium capnotolerans genomic window:
- a CDS encoding phosphotransferase translates to MTEKFPTINSTLSPNELGQLIQQKYKLSDKTECSIFRLAMNHLYIVQDVEQKYVFRVYTHNWRTKSEIEEELRLLVHLKENDRQIAYPITNKSGEYVQEIEAPEGKRFGVLFSYAKGVKTAKFSPQTSFLIGQALAKVHQSTKGFELKRMSYNSQNLLTKPVLRIKEFFNRNTSEIEFLEKLSAFLTLKIDNIDQQNMRYGSVHLDVWFDNLHIEGENEITFFDFDFCGNGYLCFDISYFLFQLLTTHLNEEEYQEKAESFLKGYETITEISTEEKQFLPFACLAIMTYYISVQCDRFDYWTNIFMNEDHLKRMVGNLKRWIIYNKIEIG, encoded by the coding sequence ATGACAGAGAAATTTCCGACTATAAACAGTACCCTTTCCCCCAATGAACTTGGCCAACTTATTCAACAAAAATATAAACTAAGCGACAAAACCGAATGCAGCATTTTCCGATTGGCGATGAACCATTTGTATATCGTTCAGGATGTCGAACAGAAATATGTTTTCAGAGTTTACACCCACAATTGGCGGACAAAATCAGAAATTGAAGAAGAATTAAGATTATTGGTTCACTTAAAAGAAAATGACAGGCAGATTGCTTATCCAATTACCAACAAATCGGGCGAATATGTACAAGAAATTGAAGCACCTGAAGGAAAAAGATTTGGTGTTTTGTTTTCATACGCCAAAGGAGTAAAGACTGCAAAATTTTCACCTCAAACAAGTTTTCTCATTGGACAGGCATTAGCCAAAGTTCATCAATCGACAAAAGGTTTTGAACTCAAAAGAATGTCTTACAATAGTCAGAACCTTCTTACAAAACCTGTTTTAAGAATAAAAGAATTCTTTAATAGAAACACCAGCGAAATTGAATTTTTAGAAAAACTATCTGCTTTTTTAACTCTGAAAATTGACAATATTGACCAACAGAACATGAGATATGGAAGTGTACATCTTGATGTTTGGTTTGACAATCTGCACATTGAAGGTGAAAATGAAATAACATTTTTTGATTTTGATTTTTGTGGCAACGGCTATTTATGTTTTGATATTTCTTATTTCCTGTTTCAGTTACTGACAACCCATTTAAACGAAGAAGAGTATCAAGAAAAAGCAGAAAGTTTTTTGAAAGGTTACGAAACGATAACTGAAATCAGTACTGAAGAAAAACAGTTTTTACCTTTTGCCTGTTTAGCCATTATGACCTATTATATCAGTGTACAGTGCGATAGATTTGATTATTGGACCAATATTTTTATGAACGAAGACCATTTAAAAAGAATGGTTGGAAACTTGAAACGATGGATTATTTACAACAAAATTGAGATTGGATAA
- a CDS encoding dihydrofolate reductase family protein: protein MKVTVIANISANGKVLLSDNPHHQLPPEAMEFYLTFAKKVGNLVIGFKTFENFLTFPQEVRDHFSGIEIVILSEKPSASKDYKTVKSPEEAIEYMAEKGWHEMAVGGGTGAFNAFIDKDLVTDIYFNIHPLITGVGGILGSSSELNSKFKHKDYQLKEGFIQLHLSKED, encoded by the coding sequence ATGAAAGTAACCGTAATTGCCAACATTTCAGCTAATGGTAAAGTATTATTATCCGACAATCCACACCATCAATTACCACCAGAGGCAATGGAGTTTTATTTAACATTCGCAAAAAAAGTGGGGAACCTTGTCATAGGCTTTAAAACCTTTGAAAATTTTTTAACCTTCCCACAGGAAGTCAGAGACCATTTCAGCGGAATAGAAATCGTAATACTCTCTGAAAAACCTTCCGCATCAAAAGACTACAAGACGGTTAAAAGTCCTGAAGAAGCTATTGAATATATGGCAGAAAAAGGCTGGCACGAAATGGCAGTTGGCGGTGGAACAGGTGCTTTTAATGCTTTTATAGACAAAGATTTAGTAACGGACATTTATTTTAATATTCATCCACTCATCACAGGAGTTGGCGGTATTTTAGGAAGCAGCAGTGAACTGAATTCAAAATTTAAACATAAAGACTATCAACTTAAAGAAGGTTTCATTCAACTGCATCTAAGCAAAGAAGACTAA
- a CDS encoding winged helix-turn-helix transcriptional regulator — protein MSTKKNDISKEQILALKDAIELLGGKWKFCILHNLYHYETMRFKDLQETAQGISPKVLSKVLLELEDNLLITRTVNNTKPVTVSYALTTHAEETEDVVNALINFGLKHRKKIKEK, from the coding sequence ATGAGTACTAAAAAAAATGACATCAGTAAAGAACAGATCTTGGCCCTTAAAGATGCCATTGAATTATTGGGCGGCAAATGGAAATTCTGTATTCTGCATAATTTGTATCATTACGAAACAATGCGGTTCAAAGATTTGCAGGAAACAGCTCAGGGAATAAGTCCAAAAGTTTTATCCAAAGTGCTGCTGGAACTGGAAGATAATTTACTGATCACCCGAACGGTTAATAACACCAAACCTGTTACCGTTTCGTATGCACTTACCACACATGCCGAAGAAACCGAAGATGTGGTTAATGCTTTAATTAATTTTGGTTTGAAGCATAGAAAGAAAATAAAGGAGAAGTGA
- a CDS encoding DUF6624 domain-containing protein, whose protein sequence is MKIKKILFSILTALVVMISIFLYMNRDKFVYVGSVDIIEVDCSKKNQILSEVFESDQRIRKSNELIKYAKEDHRNQELVISIIEKCGMPTLKEVDQKHMDAIWLGLQHSTKEIRKKYFPQIEKAVKNGDLSKQQYALMKDRMLMDEGKPQIYGSQIENGKLYKLENPETVNERRKEMGLEPIEDYLKYFNIQFNPN, encoded by the coding sequence ATGAAAATAAAAAAAATATTATTTAGCATATTAACCGCTCTTGTTGTAATGATATCAATATTCCTTTATATGAATAGGGATAAATTTGTCTATGTAGGTTCAGTAGATATTATTGAAGTAGATTGCAGCAAAAAAAATCAAATCTTGAGCGAAGTTTTTGAAAGTGACCAAAGGATTAGAAAATCAAATGAACTCATCAAATACGCTAAAGAAGATCACAGGAATCAGGAATTAGTGATTAGCATTATTGAAAAGTGTGGTATGCCTACATTAAAGGAGGTGGATCAAAAACACATGGATGCAATCTGGTTGGGTCTGCAACATAGTACTAAAGAAATCAGAAAAAAGTATTTTCCACAAATAGAGAAAGCGGTAAAAAATGGAGACTTATCTAAACAGCAATATGCATTGATGAAAGATAGGATGTTAATGGACGAAGGAAAACCCCAAATATATGGTTCACAAATAGAAAATGGTAAATTGTATAAATTAGAAAATCCTGAAACTGTAAACGAAAGAAGAAAAGAAATGGGATTGGAACCAATAGAGGATTATTTAAAGTATTTTAATATTCAGTTCAATCCGAATTAA
- a CDS encoding helix-turn-helix domain-containing protein, producing the protein MDRIEFRIAFGKRVEKFRKKMGLSYRELAQKCDVDHSNISKIEKGEVDLRISTIQELAKGLEVHPQELFDFKIE; encoded by the coding sequence ATGGATAGAATTGAATTTAGAATCGCTTTTGGTAAAAGAGTTGAAAAATTTAGAAAGAAGATGGGATTAAGCTATCGGGAGTTAGCTCAGAAATGTGATGTAGACCATAGCAATATCAGCAAAATCGAAAAAGGAGAAGTTGATTTAAGAATTTCAACAATTCAGGAACTAGCTAAAGGCTTAGAAGTTCATCCTCAAGAATTGTTTGATTTTAAAATAGAATAA
- the groL gene encoding chaperonin GroEL (60 kDa chaperone family; promotes refolding of misfolded polypeptides especially under stressful conditions; forms two stacked rings of heptamers to form a barrel-shaped 14mer; ends can be capped by GroES; misfolded proteins enter the barrel where they are refolded when GroES binds), with protein MAKEIKFDIESRDALKRGVDALANAVKVTLGPKGRNVVIEKSFGAPHVTKDGVSVAKEIELEDKVENMGAQMVKEVASKTNDIAGDGTTTATVLAQAIVREGLKNVAAGANPMDLKRGIDKAVTAVVENLKAQSQAVGDSTDKVKQVASVSANNDETIGALIAEAFGKVGKEGVITVEEAKGIDTTVDVVEGMQFDRGYQSPYFVTNPEKMLAELENPYILLVEKKISSMKELLPVLEPIAQGGKSLLIISEEVEGEALATLVVNKLRGSLKIAAVKAPGFGDRRKAMLEDIAILTGGQVISEEQGFTMENISLDMLGTAEKVTIDKDNTTVVNGGGDEAKIKGRVAQIKAQMETTTSDYDREKLQERLAKLAGGVAVLYVGAASEVEMKEKKDRVDDALHATRAAVEEGIVAGGGVALVRAISALDNLTGINSDETTGIKIVKRAIEEPLRQIVANAGGEGSVIVAKVAEGTGDFGYNAKTDEYVNMLEAGIIDPTKVTRVALENAASVSGMLLTTECVITEVKSAEPAMPMGGGMPGMM; from the coding sequence ATGGCAAAAGAAATAAAATTCGATATTGAATCAAGAGACGCTTTAAAGAGAGGTGTAGATGCATTGGCTAATGCAGTAAAAGTAACTTTAGGTCCTAAGGGAAGAAATGTGGTTATCGAAAAATCTTTCGGTGCTCCACACGTAACTAAGGACGGTGTTTCTGTAGCAAAAGAAATCGAACTTGAAGATAAGGTAGAAAACATGGGAGCTCAAATGGTAAAAGAAGTGGCTTCCAAAACTAATGATATTGCAGGAGACGGTACTACTACCGCTACTGTTTTAGCACAAGCTATCGTAAGAGAAGGTCTTAAGAACGTAGCGGCTGGTGCTAACCCAATGGATCTTAAAAGAGGGATTGACAAAGCAGTAACTGCTGTTGTTGAAAACCTTAAAGCACAGTCTCAGGCTGTTGGAGATTCTACAGATAAAGTAAAGCAAGTTGCTTCTGTATCTGCTAACAATGATGAAACTATCGGTGCTTTAATCGCTGAAGCTTTCGGAAAAGTTGGAAAAGAAGGTGTAATCACTGTAGAAGAAGCTAAAGGTATCGATACAACAGTTGACGTTGTAGAAGGTATGCAGTTCGACAGAGGTTACCAGTCACCTTACTTCGTGACTAACCCTGAGAAAATGTTAGCTGAACTAGAAAACCCATATATCCTTTTAGTAGAGAAGAAAATTTCTTCAATGAAAGAATTACTTCCAGTTCTTGAGCCTATTGCACAAGGTGGTAAGTCTCTATTAATTATCTCTGAAGAAGTTGAAGGTGAAGCTTTAGCTACTTTGGTAGTCAACAAACTAAGAGGTTCTCTTAAAATTGCTGCTGTAAAAGCTCCAGGATTCGGAGACAGAAGAAAAGCAATGTTAGAAGATATCGCGATCCTTACAGGTGGACAGGTGATTTCTGAAGAGCAAGGTTTCACTATGGAAAACATCTCTTTAGATATGCTTGGAACTGCTGAAAAAGTAACGATCGACAAAGACAACACAACGGTTGTAAACGGTGGTGGTGACGAAGCGAAAATCAAAGGAAGAGTAGCTCAGATCAAAGCTCAGATGGAAACTACAACTTCTGACTACGACAGAGAAAAACTTCAGGAAAGATTAGCTAAGTTAGCTGGTGGTGTTGCTGTACTTTACGTAGGTGCTGCTTCTGAAGTTGAAATGAAAGAGAAAAAAGACAGAGTTGATGATGCCCTTCACGCTACAAGAGCAGCTGTTGAAGAAGGTATTGTTGCAGGTGGTGGTGTTGCTTTAGTAAGAGCAATCTCAGCTTTAGATAACCTTACAGGAATCAATTCTGATGAAACTACAGGGATCAAAATCGTTAAGAGAGCTATCGAGGAGCCATTAAGACAAATCGTTGCTAACGCAGGAGGTGAAGGTTCTGTAATCGTTGCTAAAGTAGCAGAAGGAACAGGTGACTTCGGATACAATGCGAAAACTGACGAGTATGTAAACATGCTTGAAGCAGGAATCATTGACCCAACTAAAGTAACAAGAGTTGCCCTTGAAAACGCAGCTTCTGTATCTGGAATGCTTCTTACAACTGAATGTGTAATCACTGAAGTGAAGAGCGCGGAACCAGCTATGCCAATGGGTGGTGGAATGCCAGGAATGATGTAA
- a CDS encoding four helix bundle protein: protein MRDFKKFEVWQLSHQLTLKIYTSTKNFPKEEIFGLTSQIRRSFASIGYNISEGSGRNSDKEFANFINIALGSSNEAENQLILAKDLGYIHENDYQNLLEELTILKKKLVTLWNRLNVN, encoded by the coding sequence ATGAGAGATTTTAAAAAATTTGAAGTTTGGCAATTGAGTCATCAACTGACTTTAAAAATCTACACTTCAACCAAAAACTTTCCGAAAGAAGAAATTTTTGGACTGACCTCTCAGATCAGACGATCATTTGCATCTATTGGATATAATATTTCAGAAGGAAGCGGCAGAAATTCAGATAAAGAATTTGCCAACTTCATCAATATTGCTCTGGGATCATCCAACGAAGCTGAAAACCAATTAATTCTTGCAAAAGACTTAGGATACATTCATGAAAATGATTATCAAAATCTCTTGGAAGAGTTAACAATACTCAAAAAGAAGCTTGTCACTCTATGGAACAGGCTCAACGTAAATTAA
- a CDS encoding co-chaperone GroES, with protein sequence MSVNFKPLADRVLVEPIAAETKTASGIIIPDTAKEKPQEGTVVAVGPGKKDEPTTVQVGDKVLYGKYSGSELKLEGKDYLIVKEADLLGIIG encoded by the coding sequence ATGTCAGTAAACTTTAAACCATTGGCAGACAGAGTTCTGGTAGAGCCAATCGCAGCAGAAACTAAAACAGCTTCAGGAATCATTATCCCGGATACTGCAAAGGAAAAGCCGCAAGAAGGTACTGTAGTGGCAGTAGGTCCAGGTAAAAAAGATGAGCCTACAACTGTTCAGGTAGGTGACAAAGTTCTTTATGGAAAATATTCAGGTTCTGAATTGAAGTTAGAAGGTAAAGATTACTTAATTGTAAAAGAAGCTGACTTATTAGGAATTATAGGGTAA
- a CDS encoding dicarboxylate/amino acid:cation symporter, protein MNLLQPQKTFTGKYLKNLTLYVFTAMIGGVLAGHYLPEESIKLGMVSRYFFMILETLILPVIFMAVAYGISQLSELKNARNIVWQTILYFLVITSAAIIVGFAFGLIMQPGSDTGIDITRIKTSLPKTFEIKNDSLPNLIYINRHGIFLFLSIVIGIAMNLSSKKEKFLNILDQGVNIFYTVIKYLYIILPLIIFCNIAYGVAVYGINTLLPLSKVVATVYIADIVFILGILGVVSWLFKFNLWKFLLNIKEEIILVVSTSSSKTAFPLIFEKMESEGYSRKILRFIIPLGYNFNLAGACIYLSVTCCFLVQFYTISLSFNDYLWLFIIISITSKTASGVPGSGFLALIFTLNRFGKIPLTDIALLYSVDRFMNEARSVTNFIGIAVSGAIISKINQQQESKKVSA, encoded by the coding sequence ATGAACCTTTTACAGCCTCAGAAAACATTTACCGGAAAATACCTTAAAAATCTTACATTGTATGTATTTACAGCAATGATAGGAGGAGTATTGGCTGGCCATTACCTTCCTGAGGAAAGTATAAAACTGGGAATGGTGAGCCGGTATTTTTTCATGATCCTGGAAACCCTGATCCTCCCTGTTATATTTATGGCAGTCGCCTATGGAATCAGCCAGCTGTCTGAGCTCAAAAACGCCCGTAATATTGTATGGCAGACTATTTTATATTTCTTAGTGATCACTTCAGCCGCGATTATAGTAGGCTTTGCATTTGGATTAATAATGCAGCCCGGTTCTGATACAGGAATTGACATTACCAGGATCAAGACATCCTTACCCAAGACATTTGAAATCAAAAATGATAGTCTACCCAATCTTATCTATATCAACAGGCATGGTATTTTTCTTTTCCTCTCCATTGTGATCGGTATTGCCATGAATCTTTCATCAAAAAAAGAAAAATTTCTTAATATATTGGATCAGGGCGTGAATATATTTTATACGGTCATTAAGTATCTTTACATCATTCTTCCCCTCATTATTTTCTGTAATATAGCCTATGGTGTTGCCGTATATGGCATCAATACCCTTCTCCCTTTGAGTAAGGTAGTTGCCACGGTATATATTGCCGATATTGTTTTCATTCTTGGAATTCTTGGGGTTGTTTCTTGGCTCTTCAAATTCAATCTTTGGAAATTTTTACTGAACATCAAAGAAGAAATTATCCTGGTGGTCAGTACCTCATCTTCTAAAACAGCCTTTCCTCTTATTTTTGAGAAAATGGAATCTGAAGGATACAGCAGGAAAATCTTAAGGTTTATTATTCCTTTAGGATATAATTTTAACCTTGCCGGAGCGTGTATCTATCTTTCTGTGACCTGCTGCTTTCTGGTTCAGTTTTATACGATCTCTTTAAGCTTCAACGATTATCTGTGGCTTTTCATCATCATATCTATTACTTCAAAAACCGCTTCCGGTGTTCCAGGCTCTGGATTTTTGGCACTTATTTTCACACTGAACAGATTCGGAAAAATTCCGTTGACAGATATTGCTCTTCTTTATAGTGTGGATCGTTTTATGAATGAAGCCAGATCCGTGACCAACTTTATAGGAATTGCCGTTTCCGGAGCTATTATTTCAAAGATCAATCAACAGCAGGAAAGCAAAAAAGTTTCTGCTTAA
- a CDS encoding CitMHS family transporter, with translation MLTFLGFLMIIIFMVLIMNKKMTPLTALVIIPVAIAFLAGFGPQLGEMMKNGVKEIALTGVMLIFAILYFSLMIDTGLFEPLVNLILKAVGDNPVKTTIGTAILTTLVSLDGDGSSTYIIVVAAMLPLYKKQGMNPLTLTCIIMLAGGIMNILPWGGPTARVMSSLKLGHTEIFVPMIPIMALGIIWVIFVAYILGKKEKKRIAKYGKYTKYGTGDIAGESDPQLLRPKLIWVNLILTLVLLTVMILDIVPLGIAFMIAFCIASVINYPKLKDQQKIISKHAGNALSVAGMIFGAGIFTGILNGTGIMQAMGNSMIDIVPKSWGSYLNIITAIFSVPLTFFLTNDAYYFGILPIIEATGRQLDIAPEILGRASLVGQASHLLSPLVPSTYLLVSLAGVEYSDHLKYTLKWAIGSSVIMLLGALLLGTI, from the coding sequence ATGCTTACATTCCTTGGATTTTTGATGATCATCATCTTTATGGTGCTTATCATGAATAAAAAGATGACTCCCCTTACCGCATTAGTCATTATCCCCGTTGCCATCGCGTTTTTAGCTGGTTTCGGGCCTCAATTGGGAGAGATGATGAAAAATGGAGTCAAGGAAATAGCCCTTACAGGGGTTATGCTCATCTTTGCTATTCTTTATTTCAGTTTAATGATAGATACAGGGCTTTTTGAGCCCTTAGTCAACCTTATTCTAAAAGCAGTTGGAGACAATCCTGTTAAAACAACCATCGGAACCGCTATTCTTACCACATTGGTTTCTCTGGACGGTGATGGCTCTTCCACATATATTATTGTTGTTGCAGCTATGCTTCCTTTATATAAAAAACAAGGAATGAATCCATTAACGCTGACCTGCATTATTATGCTGGCGGGAGGAATTATGAATATTTTACCTTGGGGAGGCCCTACGGCAAGGGTTATGAGTTCCCTAAAACTGGGACACACCGAAATTTTTGTGCCTATGATTCCTATTATGGCTTTAGGCATCATATGGGTCATATTTGTAGCCTACATCCTGGGGAAAAAAGAAAAAAAACGCATCGCAAAATATGGGAAGTATACAAAATACGGTACCGGAGACATTGCCGGAGAATCTGATCCTCAGCTTCTTCGTCCAAAACTGATCTGGGTGAATTTAATTTTGACTCTTGTTCTGTTAACTGTGATGATATTAGATATTGTTCCATTAGGCATAGCTTTTATGATTGCTTTTTGTATTGCCTCTGTCATCAATTACCCTAAATTAAAAGATCAGCAGAAAATTATTTCAAAACATGCCGGAAACGCATTGTCTGTGGCAGGAATGATCTTTGGAGCAGGAATCTTTACCGGGATTCTTAATGGAACCGGCATCATGCAGGCTATGGGAAATAGCATGATAGATATTGTTCCCAAAAGCTGGGGCAGTTATCTGAATATTATTACAGCCATTTTCAGTGTTCCTCTTACTTTCTTTCTCACGAATGATGCCTATTATTTTGGAATACTTCCTATTATTGAGGCAACAGGACGTCAGCTGGATATTGCTCCTGAAATATTAGGAAGAGCAAGTCTTGTTGGTCAGGCATCCCATTTATTAAGCCCATTGGTTCCTTCCACGTATCTGTTGGTATCATTAGCAGGCGTAGAATATTCCGATCATCTGAAATATACTTTAAAATGGGCAATTGGATCATCAGTTATCATGCTTTTAGGAGCATTACTTCTTGGAACCATATGA
- a CDS encoding DUF2490 domain-containing protein — MSLGGNIGRTSISHRFRVEERFISNPNEFIVRLRYLISLRIPFNKAGEKERLYGILKNEIRMNASKEETFDSNRLTAGIGIKTGKNSAIEVAFINQLETGSTSNYAYIGYRNNFDWRKNKNK, encoded by the coding sequence GTGAGTCTGGGTGGTAATATCGGAAGAACCTCTATTTCTCACCGATTTCGTGTGGAAGAACGGTTTATCAGTAATCCGAATGAATTCATTGTAAGGCTGCGTTATCTTATTTCTTTAAGAATCCCGTTCAATAAAGCCGGGGAGAAAGAAAGACTTTATGGCATTCTGAAAAATGAAATCAGAATGAATGCCAGCAAAGAAGAAACATTTGACAGCAATCGTTTAACAGCCGGGATAGGAATAAAAACAGGGAAAAACTCAGCCATAGAAGTTGCCTTTATCAACCAGCTGGAAACCGGATCTACCAGTAACTATGCCTATATCGGCTATCGAAACAATTTTGACTGGAGAAAAAATAAAAATAAATAA
- a CDS encoding sensor histidine kinase: protein MEYHWGLLLKFQHIFFFFFFFIITFFTENYFLDVPELIWSVLFVIIFNVGIYYLVYFYLVPRFYLSNKYPEFILYAFICFLVSSLFRILLEPAVFHMKFDETLSNTKFLYNVYTAQGIVILVASFLGITKDKFLIEQDFKNLGEEKEQLYLDLLKSKLNPHFLLNTLNNIYSKSFNPSEKTSESILQLSRLLQYVIYDTNKEKITLMQEFSTIKSLIGLYQLKYNNLLDINFEIKDEETLELIEVPPSVCLTLFENALKHSAVGIEEDSFIKVSYKIQDQELLFEIENSVAKNRELVNNFNDNGFGNEAVISILEKYYPERFTFISEAAENNTYETTLKIKL, encoded by the coding sequence ATGGAATATCATTGGGGGCTTTTGCTGAAGTTTCAGCATATTTTCTTCTTTTTCTTCTTCTTTATCATCACTTTTTTCACTGAAAATTACTTTTTGGATGTTCCAGAGCTCATCTGGTCTGTATTATTTGTGATTATTTTTAATGTTGGGATTTACTATCTGGTCTATTTTTATCTTGTGCCCAGGTTTTATCTTTCCAATAAGTATCCGGAATTTATTCTGTATGCATTCATTTGTTTTTTAGTATCAAGTCTTTTTAGAATTTTGCTGGAACCTGCTGTGTTTCATATGAAATTTGATGAAACCCTTTCCAATACAAAATTCCTCTATAATGTCTATACCGCCCAGGGAATTGTGATACTGGTGGCGTCATTTCTGGGAATCACGAAGGATAAGTTTCTGATCGAGCAGGACTTTAAAAACTTAGGGGAAGAAAAAGAACAGCTGTATCTTGATCTTTTAAAATCGAAACTAAACCCTCATTTTTTGTTGAATACTCTTAATAATATTTATTCCAAAAGTTTTAATCCATCTGAGAAAACATCTGAATCTATCCTTCAGTTAAGCCGCTTGCTGCAGTACGTTATTTATGATACCAATAAGGAGAAAATTACGCTTATGCAGGAGTTTTCAACGATTAAATCATTGATTGGACTTTACCAGCTAAAGTATAATAACCTATTGGATATTAATTTTGAAATAAAAGATGAAGAAACCCTGGAACTTATTGAAGTACCGCCATCCGTTTGTCTTACTTTATTTGAAAATGCTTTAAAACATTCAGCAGTAGGGATTGAAGAGGATAGCTTTATTAAGGTGTCTTACAAAATACAAGATCAGGAATTATTATTTGAAATTGAAAATTCTGTAGCCAAGAACCGGGAGCTAGTGAATAACTTTAATGATAATGGATTTGGAAATGAAGCAGTCATCAGCATTCTGGAAAAATATTATCCTGAAAGATTTACTTTTATATCGGAAGCGGCTGAGAATAATACATACGAAACTACTTTAAAAATAAAACTATAA